One segment of Neobacillus endophyticus DNA contains the following:
- a CDS encoding MGDG synthase family glycosyltransferase — protein MGKNILIISSDNTGHGHKSITESLFEKINADSDVNIRVIDGFSLGGAILSNIGKSYGPITRNAENVWKLVWNLSALKPTVVDHFIEILIRNNFLKVLDEFKPDLILSVHPNFNGSVLNILEKHQIKIPFVILIADLVNIYPLWADKRADYIISPTTEARDKCLEYGIPAENIKLLGFPVRSRFFRKSPRDKVTYQQGTPLKCLIMSGGEGVGNMKTIAENLLEHFDCTVKIVAGRNAKLKAKLEQSLKGKYGDKVEIYGFTKNIQDLMLSSDIAFTRGSPNVMFEAIAANVPIIITGALPGQEEENPAFASKRNLGVVCKDTKDIIRTINHLLENDCEKLNEMIECQQNFINSHAAEDILQFILDVEEGTEKVSVATRVLSTARS, from the coding sequence ATGGGTAAAAATATACTTATTATTTCATCGGATAATACTGGACATGGACATAAGAGTATAACGGAATCTCTATTTGAAAAGATTAATGCCGATTCTGATGTCAACATCCGTGTTATTGATGGATTTTCATTAGGAGGAGCAATTCTCTCTAATATTGGAAAATCCTACGGACCAATAACCAGAAATGCAGAAAATGTTTGGAAACTGGTTTGGAATCTTTCAGCACTAAAGCCGACTGTTGTCGATCATTTCATTGAGATCCTGATTAGAAATAATTTTCTAAAGGTATTGGACGAATTTAAGCCTGATTTAATTTTATCTGTTCATCCTAATTTTAATGGCTCGGTCTTAAATATTCTAGAAAAACATCAAATAAAAATTCCATTTGTTATTCTTATTGCAGATTTGGTGAATATTTACCCGCTTTGGGCCGATAAAAGGGCAGATTATATTATCAGCCCCACCACTGAAGCAAGGGATAAGTGTTTGGAATATGGGATTCCTGCGGAAAATATTAAGTTATTGGGATTCCCAGTTAGGTCGCGTTTTTTCCGGAAAAGTCCAAGAGATAAAGTTACATATCAACAAGGAACACCTTTAAAATGTTTAATCATGAGCGGCGGTGAAGGCGTAGGAAATATGAAAACGATCGCCGAAAATCTCCTGGAACATTTTGATTGTACCGTAAAAATCGTTGCAGGTAGAAATGCAAAATTAAAAGCAAAACTGGAGCAATCCTTAAAAGGCAAATATGGAGACAAAGTGGAGATTTATGGATTCACCAAGAACATCCAAGATCTAATGTTGAGCTCAGATATTGCCTTTACACGTGGCAGCCCAAATGTCATGTTTGAAGCAATTGCCGCTAATGTTCCAATTATCATCACCGGGGCATTACCTGGACAAGAAGAGGAAAACCCCGCATTCGCATCAAAAAGAAATCTTGGTGTCGTATGTAAGGACACTAAAGATATCATTCGTACCATTAATCACCTGCTTGAGAACGATTGCGAGAAATTAAATGAAATGATCGAATGTCAGCAAAATTTTATTAATTCACACGCAGCAGAGGACATACTGCAATTTATTTTAGATGTAGAAGAAGGAACAGAAAAAGTATCAGTTGCAACACGTGTTTTATCAACGGCTCGTTCCTAA
- the istB gene encoding IS21-like element helper ATPase IstB — MNVILETMQNQLKSLTLTEAAKVVPTIIQQAESEDWSYIQFLQKLLGHEQERREEKQMEKRLKWAAFPFQKTLQEFDLNEQQSLSRKQFTQLSELNWLDQMFNLILLGPPGVGKTHLAIGLGLEAIYKGYKVAFISMGELIHTLKTEEITRRSQARLKRIREANLVVIDDLMFMAMDSKEANLFFHLINELYNSASIILTSNKGPSDWGDLIGDPAITTAILDRIAHRSEIVHLNGDSYRMKHRTSIFGEKTVQK; from the coding sequence ATGAACGTGATTTTGGAAACTATGCAGAATCAGTTAAAATCACTGACGTTGACGGAGGCAGCTAAAGTTGTTCCGACTATCATTCAGCAAGCAGAATCGGAAGATTGGTCTTATATCCAGTTTCTTCAGAAATTGCTTGGGCATGAGCAAGAAAGACGGGAAGAAAAACAAATGGAAAAGCGTCTGAAATGGGCTGCTTTTCCCTTCCAAAAAACTCTTCAGGAGTTTGATCTTAATGAACAACAATCGCTTAGCAGAAAGCAATTTACACAATTGAGCGAGCTGAACTGGCTTGATCAGATGTTCAATCTCATCCTCCTTGGTCCCCCAGGAGTTGGCAAAACACATCTAGCTATAGGTTTAGGATTGGAAGCAATATACAAGGGCTATAAAGTTGCATTTATCTCAATGGGAGAACTGATTCACACATTAAAGACTGAGGAAATAACAAGAAGATCTCAGGCACGACTCAAGAGGATTAGAGAAGCAAATTTGGTTGTCATCGACGATTTAATGTTTATGGCAATGGATTCAAAAGAGGCTAATCTTTTTTTTCACTTGATTAACGAGCTTTACAACAGTGCATCTATCATTCTTACATCCAATAAAGGGCCAAGTGATTGGGGAGACTTGATAGGTGATCCAGCCATCACCACGGCAATTTTAGACAGAATTGCACACCGTTCTGAGATTGTTCATCTAAACGGCGATAGTTACAGAATGAAACATAGAACTTCCATTTTTGGAGAAAAAACTGTTCAAAAATAA
- a CDS encoding metallophosphoesterase family protein, with protein MKDLYFRDNGSFTIVQFTDLHWKNGNPKDIQTYSLMKRILEVESPDLVVFTGDVIHSEECEDPFDSYRNAVRVVEEFGIPWASVFGNHDAEMNCSKTELISLQHEHRHCLTETGPELENRFGNYLLRVKSKKSDESIMALYMFDSGSNLNHPIGGYEWITHSQINWYKEISRQLTMSNKGMPLLSLAFFHIPLPEYNEVWNYHICYGHNYEGMGCPKVNSGLFTAFLEMNDVKGVFVGHDHINDFWGELHGIRLFYGRATGYNTYGKEGFSRGARIIRLFEEDRSYQSWIRLDDGTKVDHQQRHDPDHVWKRI; from the coding sequence ATGAAAGATTTGTATTTTCGAGATAACGGTTCTTTTACCATTGTTCAGTTTACAGATTTACATTGGAAAAATGGTAATCCAAAAGATATTCAGACATACTCGTTGATGAAGCGGATTTTGGAAGTTGAATCGCCGGACCTTGTAGTTTTTACAGGCGATGTCATACATAGTGAGGAATGTGAAGATCCATTCGACTCTTACAGAAACGCTGTTAGGGTAGTAGAGGAATTTGGTATTCCTTGGGCATCTGTTTTTGGAAATCATGATGCGGAAATGAACTGCTCAAAGACTGAGTTGATCAGTTTGCAACATGAGCATCGACATTGTTTAACAGAAACTGGTCCTGAATTAGAGAATAGATTTGGTAATTATCTTTTACGAGTTAAATCCAAAAAATCAGATGAATCAATTATGGCATTATATATGTTTGATTCAGGGAGTAACTTAAATCATCCGATCGGTGGATATGAATGGATAACACATAGCCAAATTAACTGGTATAAAGAAATTTCAAGACAATTAACCATGTCAAACAAGGGAATGCCACTACTGTCCTTGGCGTTTTTTCATATACCTTTACCTGAATACAACGAAGTATGGAACTATCATATATGCTACGGTCATAATTACGAAGGAATGGGTTGTCCAAAAGTTAACTCTGGTCTGTTTACTGCATTTCTTGAAATGAATGACGTAAAAGGTGTTTTCGTTGGGCATGACCATATTAACGATTTTTGGGGCGAGTTACACGGAATTCGACTCTTTTATGGCAGGGCTACGGGTTACAACACCTACGGAAAAGAAGGGTTTTCCCGAGGGGCAAGAATTATTCGTTTATTTGAAGAAGATCGATCTTACCAATCATGGATTCGATTGGATGATGGTACAAAAGTTGATCATCAACAACGACATGATCCTGATCATGTTTGGAAACGTATTTAA
- the istA gene encoding IS21 family transposase — protein sequence MDKWLMYMEIHQLRKKGFSISKIARKLDIARNTVYTYLQRDPEDMTEWLASIRTRSRKLDPHKELILTWLKDHQDMSAAQVFDWLKEKDNRLMVGESTVRGYVKELREIYHIERTHPTRSYQAVQDPPMGEQAQIDFGQTKQKASNGKEVKLYFISFVLSNSRYKYMEWLDRPFTTRDVIRTHENAFEYFGGIPNELVYDQDSLIVVSENSGDLILTSEFQGYRQERDLNLRVCRKADPESKGKIENTVKFIKKNFAKHRVFHNLDQWNEQCLEWLDRTRNGKIHNTTKKRPAEVFIEEKQHLRPITNKKTFHNKMSITRTVRKDNTILYQSNRYSVPLGTYKKDKMVYLIITDDGRLVIHDKAERNVIADHRLETGKGKLVQDRNHTRDRSRGIPEYISHLAAKFNNPDQANDYLENIYHGYPRYIRDQLQLIRRTIEELDEDLMNQAMEECIKKKLYSANDFSDVVEYLKRQRLLNTNPKPPSPAVHPIKSLNDADESILLAKPSVRDPKEYEELFKGVVI from the coding sequence GTGGATAAGTGGCTCATGTATATGGAAATACATCAGCTTAGGAAAAAAGGATTTTCAATAAGCAAGATTGCGAGGAAACTAGATATCGCAAGGAATACAGTTTATACCTATCTGCAAAGAGATCCTGAAGACATGACTGAATGGTTGGCTTCTATCCGAACCAGAAGTAGGAAGCTTGACCCACATAAAGAGTTGATTCTAACTTGGCTTAAGGACCACCAAGACATGTCAGCTGCACAGGTTTTCGATTGGCTTAAGGAGAAAGACAATCGCTTGATGGTTGGTGAAAGTACAGTAAGAGGTTATGTAAAGGAGCTTCGTGAGATTTATCATATTGAGAGGACCCATCCCACAAGAAGTTATCAGGCTGTTCAGGATCCCCCGATGGGGGAACAGGCTCAGATTGACTTTGGTCAAACCAAACAGAAAGCCTCCAATGGTAAGGAAGTCAAACTGTACTTTATCTCATTCGTTCTTTCTAATTCCCGTTATAAATATATGGAGTGGCTTGATCGCCCCTTTACCACTAGGGATGTAATCAGAACCCATGAGAACGCGTTTGAATACTTTGGAGGAATTCCTAATGAACTTGTTTATGATCAAGATTCTCTCATCGTAGTAAGTGAGAACTCTGGCGATCTCATCCTGACTTCTGAGTTTCAGGGTTATCGGCAAGAACGAGATCTTAATCTTCGCGTTTGTCGTAAAGCTGACCCAGAAAGCAAAGGGAAAATTGAAAATACGGTCAAATTCATTAAGAAAAACTTTGCCAAACACCGGGTTTTTCATAACCTTGACCAATGGAACGAACAGTGTTTGGAATGGTTGGATCGTACCAGGAACGGTAAAATCCATAACACTACAAAAAAAAGACCGGCAGAAGTGTTCATCGAAGAAAAGCAACACTTAAGACCGATCACAAACAAAAAAACATTTCATAATAAGATGAGTATAACAAGGACAGTCCGAAAGGACAATACCATCTTGTATCAGTCAAACCGATATTCTGTTCCTCTCGGAACTTATAAAAAAGACAAGATGGTTTACTTGATAATTACTGATGATGGGCGTCTGGTTATACACGATAAAGCAGAAAGAAATGTAATTGCGGACCATAGACTAGAAACAGGCAAGGGAAAGCTAGTTCAGGATCGAAACCATACTCGTGACCGGTCCCGAGGCATACCAGAATACATTTCTCATTTAGCAGCCAAATTCAACAACCCAGATCAGGCAAATGACTATCTGGAAAATATCTATCATGGGTACCCAAGGTACATCCGGGATCAACTTCAATTAATTCGAAGAACGATAGAGGAACTTGACGAGGATCTGATGAATCAAGCAATGGAAGAGTGTATAAAAAAGAAGCTTTACAGCGCAAATGACTTCAGCGATGTCGTTGAATACCTAAAACGCCAACGCTTATTGAACACTAATCCAAAGCCTCCGTCCCCTGCAGTTCACCCAATAAAGTCGTTAAATGATGCCGATGAGTCAATTTTATTGGCCAAGCCGTCAGTAAGAGATCCAAAGGAATATGAAGAATTATTTAAAGGAGTAGTCATATGA
- a CDS encoding helix-turn-helix domain-containing protein, translated as MFNFTFDYDEKLMEELFLQEIQKQLDKFEQRSLLMDSHQLCDYLKLSWVTIEKEFLYDPDFPSLRYGRKWLFPRDEVESYVKNQWMDRYRFGGKKKKTSKIN; from the coding sequence TTGTTTAATTTTACATTTGATTATGACGAAAAATTAATGGAAGAATTGTTTTTGCAAGAAATCCAAAAACAATTGGACAAATTTGAACAGCGAAGCTTGCTTATGGATAGCCATCAGCTTTGTGATTACTTAAAACTAAGTTGGGTAACAATTGAAAAGGAATTTTTATACGACCCAGATTTTCCGAGCCTACGGTATGGTAGGAAGTGGTTGTTCCCACGTGATGAGGTGGAATCCTACGTAAAAAACCAATGGATGGACCGTTACAGGTTTGGAGGAAAAAAGAAGAAAACATCAAAAATCAACTAA
- a CDS encoding DUF2812 domain-containing protein, protein MVKSNNFKKVSKKFSNFTEEEQWLQSMLQDGWVLKSYDSEDIDDCQYVFEPLQYAEQKNRIYKIDFRMFNKKEDFNEYNSLFNDVGWIGLAKHKGYFKHIFYTDSPKTNKDIFSDVESYKAREKQKMFICFIYTLILVMLFIIAVVLYKIYGNISILYGGIMTLFSNVQPLRSYYRHRKVYKSLV, encoded by the coding sequence ATGGTAAAAAGTAATAACTTCAAAAAGGTGAGTAAGAAATTTTCTAATTTTACAGAAGAGGAACAATGGTTACAAAGCATGTTACAAGATGGTTGGGTACTTAAAAGTTATGATTCGGAGGATATTGATGACTGTCAATATGTTTTCGAACCTCTGCAGTATGCAGAACAAAAAAATCGGATTTACAAAATTGATTTTCGTATGTTCAATAAAAAAGAGGATTTTAATGAATATAACAGTCTTTTTAATGATGTAGGATGGATTGGTCTTGCGAAGCATAAAGGGTACTTTAAACATATTTTTTATACTGATTCCCCAAAAACAAACAAAGATATTTTTTCTGACGTTGAATCTTATAAGGCACGAGAAAAACAAAAAATGTTTATCTGTTTTATATACACACTAATTTTAGTAATGCTCTTCATTATTGCAGTTGTTCTTTACAAGATTTATGGAAATATTTCTATCTTGTATGGTGGAATTATGACTTTATTTTCAAATGTACAACCATTAAGAAGTTACTATAGACATAGAAAAGTATATAAATCACTTGTATAA
- a CDS encoding heavy metal-binding domain-containing protein, protein MLIVTTENIEGYRIKEVKGACYGLVVRSRGFAGQVMASFRSLAGGEIKEYTAMLEDARKQAIDRLTNNAHAMGANAVVMFRYDSGEIGQNMSEIVAYGTAVIVEKIE, encoded by the coding sequence ATGTTAATTGTCACCACAGAAAATATTGAAGGATACAGAATCAAAGAAGTGAAAGGTGCTTGTTATGGTCTTGTTGTTAGAAGCAGGGGATTTGCCGGACAAGTGATGGCATCATTTCGATCATTGGCAGGCGGAGAGATCAAGGAATATACGGCAATGCTTGAGGATGCCAGGAAGCAGGCGATTGACCGGTTAACGAATAATGCTCACGCGATGGGGGCTAATGCTGTTGTTATGTTTCGTTATGACTCAGGGGAAATTGGCCAAAACATGAGTGAAATTGTTGCATACGGTACGGCTGTCATAGTAGAGAAAATAGAGTGA
- a CDS encoding site-specific integrase: MAHIRKRNNTYEYRIYLPKDPLNGKRREITKGGFKSKSEAKAEALQIEWELENGTYLSESNVTFAEVVEEWLDAYRDSGVKLGTIQNKINIVNSHFLPVWGTYPIQKISNKMFDQRMNDLAKRHELSTLRGIKIVANLIFKYALKYKIIKTDPTVGYEYPKEQTTVEDLENDEGPVIFLEKEELYKFLESAYYYGDYIDYPLFSTKALTGVRIGELRALRWSDVDFMTLKLRITKSMYDKGKTGNYIINTPKNGKARTIDISEELVGILQKHKNEQDKIKAQNHRVFKDEEFIFCDDNGYPVSYKTVWGHLNKLIKVAGIDKPITPHCLRHTHASLCIEAGADYKYIQERLGHGDITITMKTYGHMTKGLESKESVKVFKLLECVIPDCSGELNSYYYNRVQVAEVLNVGQTTVGEWSIALEKSGWEFKTIHYKGKDKRLYKMEDLNIFTNMKSLLAENRNMKIKEAADIVVLQAVKMPSEHFMVNAEKDGGIDSRTFGHIIKLKEIIQKTSQEIANVKFFHDEIDHLNELLMLVENKIKDIVENYRHDEIV; the protein is encoded by the coding sequence ATGGCACACATAAGAAAAAGGAATAACACCTATGAATATCGTATCTATTTGCCTAAGGACCCACTTAATGGAAAGCGTAGGGAAATTACCAAAGGTGGCTTTAAATCCAAATCTGAAGCAAAAGCAGAAGCGCTTCAGATTGAGTGGGAGTTAGAGAACGGGACTTACTTATCAGAATCGAATGTTACTTTTGCAGAAGTTGTTGAGGAATGGCTGGATGCATACCGCGATTCAGGAGTAAAGCTAGGTACTATTCAAAATAAAATAAACATAGTAAATTCACATTTTCTTCCTGTTTGGGGTACATACCCAATTCAGAAAATATCTAATAAAATGTTTGATCAGCGAATGAATGATTTGGCAAAGAGGCATGAACTAAGTACTTTAAGAGGTATAAAAATTGTGGCAAATTTGATTTTTAAATATGCTCTTAAATACAAAATCATTAAAACGGACCCAACGGTTGGATATGAGTATCCTAAAGAGCAAACTACTGTTGAAGATTTAGAAAATGATGAGGGACCTGTCATCTTTTTGGAAAAGGAAGAATTATATAAATTCCTTGAATCTGCTTATTATTATGGAGATTACATTGATTATCCATTATTTTCAACAAAGGCTTTAACAGGAGTACGAATAGGAGAATTAAGAGCCTTAAGATGGTCTGATGTCGATTTTATGACACTTAAGTTAAGGATTACTAAATCAATGTACGATAAGGGAAAGACAGGAAATTATATAATAAATACGCCGAAAAACGGGAAAGCACGGACAATAGATATTAGCGAAGAATTAGTGGGGATTTTGCAAAAACATAAAAATGAACAAGATAAAATAAAGGCTCAAAATCACCGGGTTTTCAAGGATGAAGAATTTATATTTTGTGATGATAACGGCTACCCAGTTTCATATAAAACAGTCTGGGGTCATTTAAACAAATTAATTAAAGTGGCTGGAATTGATAAGCCTATTACACCACATTGCCTAAGGCACACGCATGCCTCCTTATGCATCGAAGCAGGTGCGGATTACAAGTATATTCAGGAACGATTAGGTCATGGTGATATCACGATTACGATGAAAACGTACGGGCATATGACAAAAGGTTTAGAGTCAAAAGAGTCCGTAAAGGTTTTTAAATTGTTGGAATGTGTTATACCCGATTGCAGTGGTGAACTGAACTCATATTATTATAATAGGGTACAAGTTGCAGAAGTGCTAAATGTAGGTCAAACGACCGTTGGGGAATGGTCTATTGCATTGGAAAAAAGCGGATGGGAATTTAAAACGATTCATTATAAGGGTAAAGATAAGAGGCTATATAAAATGGAGGATTTAAATATCTTTACTAACATGAAGTCCCTTCTTGCTGAAAATAGAAATATGAAGATCAAAGAGGCTGCTGATATTGTTGTACTACAAGCGGTAAAAATGCCATCCGAGCATTTTATGGTAAATGCAGAAAAAGATGGGGGAATAGATTCGCGAACCTTTGGTCATATCATTAAATTAAAAGAAATTATCCAAAAAACATCCCAGGAAATCGCAAATGTGAAATTTTTTCATGATGAGATCGACCACTTGAACGAGTTATTAATGTTAGTTGAAAATAAGATTAAAGATATCGTAGAAAATTATAGACACGACGAGATTGTTTAA
- a CDS encoding MFS transporter, with translation MEKNTLRAIYTIFVFIALAAFDNIILGLFPPLFSEIAKDLDVNIAKMGIVSAANILVTALSSVYWGYLSGKFKRKRLIIIGTLIWVVSVFLTSISKSYNQLLFYQVLTGVGLGCIASIGFSVLTDSIPYRMRGMVLSLWGMTQGFGGIAGSLMASLIATRASWRTPFIIVGFIGFFLIILYLFVKEPKRGEAEPELKEIMESGESYNYVIDAGQIKNILLKRSNLLLFLQALFLNISIGSLVWLPTFYIYKVEQQGYDMNTAIIASGYLNAIFQIGGMTSVYFGHLGDRMQKKTYKGRAFLTSVFVLLTMPLYICMFIVPMTGLALPKNQNAILILTKLVEEVILNPWILLIFVLSFFASAAQSANTPNWLALITDVNLPEHRGTAFSIANLSNSLGRTIGNLGVGLILGIVSNYTKEPTSYIITLSVLQLFLVPSALCYLYMAKRNVSDIKEVKMVLKNRVGNNEG, from the coding sequence TTGGAAAAAAATACTTTAAGAGCCATATATACTATCTTTGTTTTTATTGCACTCGCTGCCTTTGATAATATAATACTTGGGCTTTTTCCGCCACTGTTTTCTGAAATTGCCAAGGATTTGGATGTAAATATTGCCAAAATGGGAATTGTTTCGGCGGCAAATATTCTGGTAACTGCCCTATCTTCCGTTTATTGGGGATACCTTTCGGGCAAGTTTAAACGCAAACGCCTGATTATAATCGGAACATTGATATGGGTAGTATCTGTCTTTTTAACATCAATTAGCAAAAGTTATAATCAGCTTTTATTTTATCAAGTATTAACAGGAGTAGGACTTGGGTGTATTGCCTCAATCGGGTTTAGTGTTTTAACTGATTCCATTCCTTATAGGATGCGGGGAATGGTGTTAAGTCTTTGGGGCATGACACAAGGATTTGGCGGTATTGCCGGTTCATTGATGGCCTCTTTGATTGCAACAAGAGCCAGTTGGAGAACTCCGTTTATAATTGTTGGATTCATCGGTTTCTTTTTAATCATCCTATATTTGTTTGTAAAAGAACCGAAGCGCGGTGAAGCCGAACCTGAATTGAAGGAAATCATGGAAAGCGGTGAATCTTACAACTATGTCATCGATGCAGGGCAAATCAAAAACATTCTGTTAAAGCGCAGTAATTTGCTTCTGTTTTTACAAGCTTTATTTTTGAATATTTCGATCGGAAGTTTAGTATGGCTTCCAACCTTCTACATATACAAAGTTGAGCAGCAAGGGTATGACATGAATACGGCGATTATTGCTTCTGGCTACCTTAATGCGATTTTTCAAATTGGCGGAATGACATCGGTTTATTTCGGCCATCTAGGAGATCGGATGCAGAAAAAAACATATAAAGGCAGGGCTTTCTTAACATCGGTATTTGTCTTGTTAACAATGCCGCTTTATATTTGCATGTTTATTGTTCCGATGACAGGTTTAGCACTTCCAAAGAATCAAAATGCTATTTTAATTTTAACAAAATTAGTGGAAGAAGTTATTTTGAATCCATGGATATTATTAATATTTGTTTTGTCATTTTTTGCATCGGCAGCACAGTCGGCCAATACGCCAAACTGGTTGGCACTTATTACAGATGTCAATTTGCCTGAGCATCGCGGGACAGCTTTCAGTATTGCGAATTTATCGAATAGTTTGGGAAGAACAATTGGAAATTTAGGAGTAGGGCTGATCCTTGGCATTGTCTCCAATTATACAAAGGAACCAACAAGCTATATCATAACATTATCCGTACTGCAATTATTCCTTGTTCCGTCCGCCTTATGTTATTTGTATATGGCCAAAAGGAATGTATCCGATATAAAGGAAGTTAAAATGGTATTGAAAAATAGAGTAGGTAATAATGAGGGATAA
- a CDS encoding reverse transcriptase domain-containing protein encodes MADNGTTTKIHSLIDKVYHPTNLLMAWEKVKENKGSGGIDNISISDFEKVQYKELDLLHQRLKNDSYKPLPVRRVNIPKRNKPNEKRPLGIPAIRDRVCQQALRNRLEPIFEPTFNDCSFGYRSGKSTHQAMRKIYREIINGCEWVLDADLRDFFGNVQHELLINKIAEKVSDGRVLRLIRQMLEAGYMEKGKKHATTQGTPQGGVISPLFSNIYLDSFDHEMVDKGYRLTRFADDCVPRKLAICA; translated from the coding sequence ATGGCGGATAATGGTACAACAACTAAGATTCATTCCTTAATAGATAAGGTTTACCACCCAACAAATCTATTGATGGCTTGGGAAAAAGTTAAGGAAAACAAAGGTAGCGGAGGAATCGACAATATCAGTATTAGTGATTTTGAAAAGGTACAGTATAAAGAATTAGACTTACTGCACCAAAGACTGAAAAATGATTCATATAAACCATTACCAGTCAGAAGAGTTAACATTCCTAAAAGGAATAAACCAAACGAGAAGAGACCTCTTGGAATTCCCGCAATTCGGGACAGAGTTTGTCAACAGGCTTTAAGGAATCGTCTTGAGCCAATATTTGAACCAACTTTTAATGACTGTAGTTTTGGATATAGGTCAGGAAAGTCTACCCATCAAGCTATGAGGAAGATATATCGTGAGATTATCAATGGTTGCGAATGGGTCCTAGATGCAGACTTGAGAGATTTCTTTGGGAATGTTCAACATGAATTGTTAATAAATAAAATTGCGGAAAAGGTAAGTGATGGACGAGTCTTACGACTCATTAGGCAAATGCTTGAAGCGGGCTATATGGAAAAGGGAAAGAAACATGCGACCACTCAAGGCACGCCGCAAGGTGGGGTAATCAGTCCGCTATTCAGTAACATCTATCTTGATTCATTTGACCATGAAATGGTTGATAAAGGGTATCGACTTACAAGATTTGCCGATGATTGTGTGCCACGAAAACTGGCGATCTGTGCCTGA
- a CDS encoding PadR family transcriptional regulator has protein sequence MNPLSESTYLILLALYHEPLHGYGIIKSIEEVSNGSFIIAPGTLYGVLNNLQKQRLIETVKQEEDSRKKKTYAITEKGKEILHLEFNRFQKMITFTEKIMEERI, from the coding sequence ATGAATCCCTTGTCAGAATCTACATATTTGATTTTATTAGCTCTCTATCACGAACCTTTACACGGTTATGGAATTATTAAGAGTATCGAAGAGGTTAGTAATGGCAGCTTTATTATTGCACCAGGAACGCTTTATGGAGTTTTAAATAATTTGCAGAAGCAAAGGTTAATTGAAACTGTAAAACAAGAAGAGGACAGTCGTAAAAAGAAAACCTATGCTATTACAGAGAAGGGCAAAGAAATATTGCATTTAGAGTTTAACAGATTTCAAAAAATGATAACTTTCACTGAAAAAATAATGGAAGAAAGGATATAA
- a CDS encoding DUF1003 domain-containing protein, which produces MKFTNPKKQVQIQNTTDEAVNIHGFDIELNKEDTRRIDRLVDNYEKSILTHLDDEYFRKTTWSDRIADRISSFGGSWRFIIYFGLFLSVWMIWNSLSMTKHFDKPPFILLNLILSFIAAFQAPVIMMSQNRQAARDKHESIIDFAINYKAEQEIDDMQSHLYKIEDELKAIKLLLQENQKDDIEQRKKSVI; this is translated from the coding sequence ATGAAATTTACAAATCCAAAAAAACAAGTACAAATTCAAAATACAACAGATGAAGCCGTAAACATTCACGGATTTGATATTGAATTAAATAAAGAAGATACAAGAAGAATTGACCGATTAGTAGATAACTATGAAAAAAGTATTTTAACCCATTTAGATGATGAATATTTTCGTAAAACTACTTGGTCCGACAGAATCGCTGACCGCATTTCTTCTTTTGGTGGAAGCTGGAGGTTTATTATCTATTTTGGCTTATTTCTTTCAGTTTGGATGATCTGGAATTCCCTGTCAATGACAAAGCATTTTGATAAGCCGCCATTCATTTTGCTCAATCTTATTTTATCCTTTATTGCGGCTTTTCAAGCACCTGTGATCATGATGAGCCAAAACCGTCAGGCAGCCCGTGATAAGCATGAATCTATTATCGACTTTGCTATCAATTATAAAGCAGAGCAAGAAATTGATGATATGCAAAGCCATCTTTACAAAATTGAAGACGAATTAAAAGCGATTAAACTATTGTTGCAAGAAAATCAAAAAGATGATATCGAACAAAGAAAAAAAAGTGTCATATAA